A DNA window from Camelina sativa cultivar DH55 chromosome 17, Cs, whole genome shotgun sequence contains the following coding sequences:
- the LOC104755621 gene encoding uncharacterized protein LOC104755621: protein MFSGADEAFFRRRRDLFEQALTHLFSTFLSVIFFKLFPQIFPLFISLKTLINSDSDPTNDRRLSLPLLHSQERFSSQISGSNLTHPSLWNFQVELGFSPVDLVPIADPNKGHRMFPPLCHAPELLCVAQTSPLLSGSRHTFASAWQTFVKLGFSPMDLTINGDTYHDYPLALPISHSPEKVHAMQIFSQSSGGDQPRHPLPLNLGFSPVDLDFRLGPLSHKNPKSFSPSQLCNISRFKLTSSSSMTRLNQALFCLSVINGRRLHWRKVTPVPFWPLIYLVQNLALVVVRSLWFEYKSLRLYSLCSSICSSISDMFGLELMFNDEYHLSWSSDVSKHPSITKPIIWILFQLTCYASYRSDQILRHWMVKQPCLDFKTIVVRIFAGLLRSVVFLAPMDFKASILFSTSQRLSIMTETKQLSSEFLEDGLSTYQDLTCTKRLSCSWFTALLDL from the coding sequence ATGTTTTCCGGCGCGGACGAGGCCTTCTTCCGTCGGCGTCGGGATCTATTTGAGCAAGCTCTAACTCATCTTTTCTCTACCTTTCTTAGTGTAATCttttttaagctttttccccaaatttttcccctttttatctctttgaaaaCCCTAATAAACTCTGACTCAGATCCCACCAACGACCGCCGGTTGTCCCTGCCGCTACTCCATTCACAGGAGAGGTTCTCTTCGCAAATCTCGGGCTCCAACCTTACTCACCCCTCACTGTGGAATTTTCAAGTGGAACTAggattttccccagtggacctagtTCCAATCGCCGATCCAAACAAAGGCCACCGGATGTTCCCGCCGTTATGTCACGCACCGGAGTTGCTCTGTGTAGCACAGACATCTCCATTACTCTCGGGAAGCCGCCACACCTTTGCTTCAGCTTGGCAAACGTTTGTAAAGTTAGGATTTTCCCCAATGGACCTAACTATTAATGGCGACACTTACCACGACTACCCCTTGGCGCTGCCGATCTCTCACTCGCCGGAGAAGGTTCACGCAATGCAGATCTTCTCGCAATCCTCTGGCGGCGACCAGCCAAGACACCCTTTGCCTCtgaatctagggttttccccagtggacctagaTTTCAGATTAGGCCCATTAAGTCACAAAAACCCTAAGTCCTTTAGTCCATCCCAATTATGCAATATTAGCAGGTTCAAGCTCACTTCCTCATCGTCTATGACTCGCCTCAACCAAGCTCTGTTCTGTCTCTCAGTAATCAATGGTCGAAGACTCCATTGGCGAAAGGTAACACCAGTTCCGTTTTGGCCACTCATATATCTTGTTCAGAACCTCGCTTTAGTTGTTGTTAGGAGCTTGTGGTTTGAGTATAAATCTTTGCGGTTATATAGCCTATGTTCCTCGATCTGCTCTAGCATAAGTGATATGTTTGGCCTTGAACTCATGTTCAATGACGAGTATCATTTAAGCTGGTCATCTGATGTTTCCAAGCATCCTTCTATCACCAAACCCATCATCTGGATCCTGTTTCAATTGACTTGTTATGCGTCTTATCGAAGTGATCAAATCCTTAGGCACTGGATGGTAAAACAACCTTGCCTCGACTTCAAAACCATAGTCGTCCGGATCTTTGCTGGTTTGTTACGATCGGTAGTGTTTCTCGCCCCGATGGATTTCAAAGCATCGATTCTTTTCTCAACGTCTCAGCGTCTTAGTATTATGACCGAGACAAAACAACTGTCCTCTGAGTTTCTCGAGGATGGGCTTTCGACCTACCAGGATCTCACATGTACCAAGAGGCTCTCATGCTCATGGTTCACAGCTCTCTTGGATTTATAG